The window CGGGAACGACGCCTCAATGTGGAAGTGGAGGACGAAAACGGATTCGGGACACGAGTACAAGTTCCTCTGCGGCGCATCCACAAAGGAATTGCTGCCGGTCAAGTTGCGGAGATGTTGGTATTGTCCTATCAACCTGACTTGAGGAATATTGTTAAGACCACGGATATTTATATCCCTAGTCTGAACCGTTTTGTGAGTGATTATCCTTACCTACAACCCGATGTGTTTGCCCAAGTCAGTCAGAAATTGAGCCAATTTGAAGAGGAGGAAGAACCAGTGAAACGTGGAAAAAATAAGCGTCGCAGGCGTTAAAAAAATAAGGGTAACGGCACGATATGATCGTACCCCTACAGATGCGATCGCCTAAATCCGCGCAATCTCAGAATGCGATCGCATCACTCATTCAACCGATGTGATTACACCAGTTTAATCCTGAATTTTTTCTATTTACTCGGTTGAGTTGGCGCTCGACCCGCATTTGGATCAAACGAAGGAAAGGGCGCTGTACCTCCTTGATAAACAGGCAAAATGCCATTCCACTTGTCAATCATTTTCTGTTGCAACTCTAGCTCTCGCAAGCGAATGGTTAAAGGAGAAACAGTCACAGCCTGAATACGAGCCACTTCAGCATCACCACGCGCTTCAGCAATTTTTCGTTTCGCTTCAGCTTCAGCAACTTCTAGCTGAGCTTTAGCGGCGACTGCCTGCTGTTCTGCTTGAAACCGAGCCGTAATTTGGGTTTCGATAGACTTATCAAACCGGGGCTTACTAACAAAGCCAACCGTGTCGAAAGTAACTCCAACAGGAGTAAATTTATCGTTCAAACAGGTTTGAACACCTTTAAGTAATTGTGCCTGTTTATTTCCGACAATTTCCTCCGGTTTTAATCCCGTAGCCCACTGATTAAAACAATTTCGAGTTTCGCTGCGTACTAGGGTGGCTTTGAATTGATCTGGATCTTTCAGGTACTTTCCGTAGAAGTCTTTGATTTTGTCAGTGTTAAAAAAGTACGAAAGTGAGACATCAGCATTGACACTGGTTCCACCGACCCCGAACGTAATACTCTCATTCGTCGCAGAACCTTCCTCTGTCGAAGCCGTTAAAATATAGTACTGAACGTGGTTGGGAAAAACGATAATTTCTTCCGTGTAACCGTTATACCAGACGCGACCCGTATTGATAGTTGCATTTTGGATTCCCCGGTTTTTACCGTAAAGCTCGACCTTAAGACCCACATATCCAGGGGGTATCAACTTAGAGCTAGTGCCTGGAATAACGCCACAACCCGATGTCAGAATCCCGATTGCCGCAGCAATTCCTGCTACGCTGAGAAAGCGGCGTTTAAAAATTTTCATGGTTGCCTACTTTTTGGAATCTAAAAGTTTTATTAGGGAAGTTTCATCATCAAGAAAAGCATCTCTTAGCTGTTTCTGTCGGAGTCTTGCTTGATAGACTTTAGAACCCACATAGCCTAGAGAGGCTCCTGGTAAAATTAGCAATCCTACTAGGTAACAGAACACGCCCCACCAAACCTTGATATTGCTCGGAGAACTCACTAAAATAGCGGCATTTCCTAACAGCCAAAAACAGAAGATGAGTTCGATAACTCCGACTACTATCCATCTGCTGATAGTTTTCATGGCGTTTCAATCTTGTGCCATTGCGTAATCATACTGTTTCTTGTGGTATTGGCACTTTATCAGGTTCACAAATTTCTCCTTTACGTCTCTTCCTAAAGGAGGATTGGAGGCTCGACTTAAACTAGCGCCTTACACAGAATTGGTATAAGTTAAACCTCAAATTCAAAAACCCAAATTCCGCATATCTTTCAGATAATTTTGTAAAGTTTGTTGTTGCTCTGTTCCCAAGGCTAATTATCAAGCGTTTGAAGACAAAACTCAGTCGGATAGAGAACAGAGTCATATCAGCAGGTTTCATAGAAGGCGATCGCCTAAAGAAAATCCTTCATTAGCGATTGAGCCAAATACTTGCATAATCTTATATCTCTGAATTCACCAGGACTTATGCAGAAATTTTGCCTAGAGTTTCACTCAAAGCAAGCTGATCGCTAACAATCTGAAGATTACTGACTCAACCACGCGATCGCACTTCTAATCCACTCTTCCGCATTCCTGCTTTTCGCCACAAGGGTATCCTGGCTAATTGCCTCTAGCGCTTGACCAATTTCGCTGTTTTCATAACCCAAAGCCAGTAGGGTCATCTCCACATCCTCTAGAATGGCTGAGGATGGCCCAGTTGCAGAAGCAGGTGTAGCGACTCCCGCTAGCTGACGCCATTCGGCAAGCTTGGTTTTCAGTTCTAAAGCAATGCGTTCAGCCGTTTTGTTTCCTACACCGGGAGTTTTGGCTAAGGCGCGGATATTGCCTGTCACGATCGCTTGCACTAAATTAGGTAGTCCCAGAGTATCAATCAGTGCGATCCCAAGTTGTGCCCCAATTCCACTCACACTAATCAACTGACGAAACAAATCTCGTTCCGCTGCCGAGGCAAACCCATACAGGATTTGTTGGTCTTCCCGAATTTGCAAATGGGTAAAAACTTGCACCATCCCTTCTGACCCCGCTAGCAGTTCCTGTGACAGACGCTTGGGAATTTGCAATTCATAGCCGATTTGGTTCACGTCCAAAATCAGCGTGACGCGATTGCCACTGCTTTTCTGAATCGTTGCGACAGTCCCCTTGAGATAGCTGATCATGAGTCACAGGGTTGAAGGTTTGAAGATGGTACGCCTTAACAGAAGCGTTGGTTTAGCCTGTCTGTAAGGCGTAGCGTCGGTTGAACACTCTAACCTGTAACCTGCAAACCTTCAACCCTAACCCACCTTCAGCCTACAACTCTTATTTAAGTTTTCAAGAATCCGAAGTGGTGCAAGCCTTCGAGAATACCACCCGCACAGCACCCCTGAGCCATATAGCGATAATCGGCTGGGTTTTTGTGGTACCACTGGCGCAGTTCCGGTCGTGCGTTGCCGACAATAATTCCCCTTTCTTCACCAACGCTAAATAAGGCGATGTCATTTCCTGAGTCGCCACATACGACCGTTTGTGTGCTATCGAATCCCC of the Allocoleopsis franciscana PCC 7113 genome contains:
- a CDS encoding SPFH domain-containing protein; translated protein: MKIFKRRFLSVAGIAAAIGILTSGCGVIPGTSSKLIPPGYVGLKVELYGKNRGIQNATINTGRVWYNGYTEEIIVFPNHVQYYILTASTEEGSATNESITFGVGGTSVNADVSLSYFFNTDKIKDFYGKYLKDPDQFKATLVRSETRNCFNQWATGLKPEEIVGNKQAQLLKGVQTCLNDKFTPVGVTFDTVGFVSKPRFDKSIETQITARFQAEQQAVAAKAQLEVAEAEAKRKIAEARGDAEVARIQAVTVSPLTIRLRELELQQKMIDKWNGILPVYQGGTAPFPSFDPNAGRAPTQPSK
- the ruvA gene encoding Holliday junction branch migration protein RuvA, giving the protein MISYLKGTVATIQKSSGNRVTLILDVNQIGYELQIPKRLSQELLAGSEGMVQVFTHLQIREDQQILYGFASAAERDLFRQLISVSGIGAQLGIALIDTLGLPNLVQAIVTGNIRALAKTPGVGNKTAERIALELKTKLAEWRQLAGVATPASATGPSSAILEDVEMTLLALGYENSEIGQALEAISQDTLVAKSRNAEEWIRSAIAWLSQ